The Paenibacillus amylolyticus genome contains the following window.
CCCGATTGAATCTCCAGCGTTTTCTGCATGGCTTCAAATATTTTCTTCTGCTCAGCAGTCATCGGCAGACCCTCCTGTTCCTGAGATGACGTTCCATATTCGGCCTTCAAATATGCACCCGGCTCCGTTACACCATCTTCACTGGCTGTATATCCATAAGATGGTGCACTTGTTTTACGAATCTCATAATGTACATGCGGTCCAGTACTCTGACCTGTGCTTCCCTGGTTACCTATAAGCTGGCCTCGCTTCACCTGCTGCCCAACAGTTACGCCAATACGCGAAAGGTGAGCGTAACAATGCAGATAGCCACGATGATCTTGAAGAGCAACGGTAAGCCCGTAACCGCCGAATCCGGAGCCTGTAACTCCTTCGGAAGCAAAACGTACCTTGCCATCCATAAACGCATAGACGGGGCCATTCCAGGGCTCTGTCACGAGATCAATTCCGCGGTGAAATGTCTGTCCACCATGAATGGGATGAATGCGATAGCCGAATGAACTTGTAATCCGATATCCCTCGAAAGGGTTTACACTCATACACTCACATCCTTTTCTATCATTAGATGCTTGAATCTATGAAATGGCCTGTGTCATTGGTCTTATTTTATTCCACAAGTTACTGCTAAGAATAGAATTAAGCTGAACAGCAAGCTTTTCCCGCTAAATTCTTTTCGCTTCATTTTGTCCTGTACTAGAATCTAATCATTCATATGTACAATAAATAAACCGAACAATATAAAAAAAGACCGAGGAATTCACCCGGTCTTTTTCCGTATTACATGATTTAATGTAGGTCGGATTCAGGACGCGAACGTCCCGCTCTGCTGAATAATCCTTTTTGAAAAGGATTAACCAATAGAGCCTTCCATTTCAAACTTGATCAATCTATTCATCTCAACAGCGTATTCCATTGGCAATTCCTTCGTAAACGGCTCAATGAAGCCCATGATGATCATCTGTGTAGCTTCTGCATCCGTCAGACCGCGGCTCATCAGATAGAAGAGTTGATCCTCGGACACTTTGGATACTGTAGCTTCATGCTCCAGCATGATGTTATCATTCATGATTTCATTGTAAGGAATTGTATCCGATGTGGACTCATTATCCAGAATGAGTGTATCACACTTGATATTGGATTTCGCGCCCTCCGCTTGACGTCCAAAGGAAGCCAAACCACGGTACGTTACTTTACCACCATGTTTACTGATGGACTTGGATACGATCGTAGATGTTGTATCCGGAGCCAAGTGGATCATTTTCGCACCTGCATCCTGGTGCTGGTTTTTACCGGCAACAGCGATGGAGAGTACGGAACCTTTCGCTCCACGGCCTTTCAGTACAACCGCTGGATATTTCATTGTCAGTTTGGAACCAATGTTACCATCGACCCATTCCATTGTTGCATTTTCTTCTGCAACCGCACGTTTTGTCACGAGGTTGTAGATGTTTGGTGCCCAGTTTTGAATCGTTGTGTAACGAACACGGGCATTTTTCTTACAAATGATCTCAACGACCGCACTGTGCAAGGAGTTCGTGCTGTAGATTGGAGCTGTACAGCCCTCTACATAGTGAACGAAGCTGTCTTCGTCCGCAATGATAAGTGTACGCTCGAATTGTCCCATATTCTCGGAGTTAATCCGGAAGTAGGCTTGCAGAGGCACTTCACATTTAACGCCCTTAGGCACGTAGATGAAGCTTCCTCCGGACCATACCGCACTATTCAATGCAGCAAATTTGTTATCTGCTGGCGGAATAACCGTTGCAAAATATTCACGCAGGATTTCCGGATGCTCTCTAAGAGCCGTATCCGTATCCATGAAGATTACACCCTGATCTTCCAATTCCTTTTGCATGTTGTGGTATACAACCTCGGACTCATACTGAGCCGATACGCCTGCAAGGAACTTTTGCTCTGCTTCAGGGATACCCAGTTTATCAAAGGTTTCCTTGATTTCAGACGGAACCTCTTCCCAAGTTTTCCCTTGCTTATCAGAAGCACGAACATAATACTGAATATCGTTGAAATCCAATTCGTCGAGATCTCCGCCCCATTTCGGCATTGGCATCTTTTCGAATTGTTTCAAGGATTTCAGACGGAACTCCAACATCCATTCCGGTTCGTTCTTAATCCGGGAAATCTCGGTAACCACTTCTGCAGTCAGACCTTTACCGGTTTGAAAGATGGATTTGTGCTCGTCGCGAAAACCATATTTATACTCTTCC
Protein-coding sequences here:
- a CDS encoding M23 family metallopeptidase translates to MSVNPFEGYRITSSFGYRIHPIHGGQTFHRGIDLVTEPWNGPVYAFMDGKVRFASEGVTGSGFGGYGLTVALQDHRGYLHCYAHLSRIGVTVGQQVKRGQLIGNQGSTGQSTGPHVHYEIRKTSAPSYGYTASEDGVTEPGAYLKAEYGTSSQEQEGLPMTAEQKKIFEAMQKTLEIQSGWIQQQQQLSNMDCPTWAQQAFEYYRPFMMNDKGSYDFWRLLVIMYRKEKGIQVHSDSDI
- the sufB gene encoding Fe-S cluster assembly protein SufB; this translates as MAKKAPEMEEYKYGFRDEHKSIFQTGKGLTAEVVTEISRIKNEPEWMLEFRLKSLKQFEKMPMPKWGGDLDELDFNDIQYYVRASDKQGKTWEEVPSEIKETFDKLGIPEAEQKFLAGVSAQYESEVVYHNMQKELEDQGVIFMDTDTALREHPEILREYFATVIPPADNKFAALNSAVWSGGSFIYVPKGVKCEVPLQAYFRINSENMGQFERTLIIADEDSFVHYVEGCTAPIYSTNSLHSAVVEIICKKNARVRYTTIQNWAPNIYNLVTKRAVAEENATMEWVDGNIGSKLTMKYPAVVLKGRGAKGSVLSIAVAGKNQHQDAGAKMIHLAPDTTSTIVSKSISKHGGKVTYRGLASFGRQAEGAKSNIKCDTLILDNESTSDTIPYNEIMNDNIMLEHEATVSKVSEDQLFYLMSRGLTDAEATQMIIMGFIEPFTKELPMEYAVEMNRLIKFEMEGSIG